A single Dechloromonas denitrificans DNA region contains:
- a CDS encoding LysR substrate-binding domain-containing protein — protein MAYRLPPLSTFRTFEAAARQLSFKLAAAELHVTPAAVSQQIKALESYLGVSLFVRRSNGLRLTEDGSAMYPKIRDGLDSFAAAVESTQHRRPPALNVTAPPAFATRWLVPRLARYSAANPAVAIRISSNPDNIDGQSSQPVPHKELIDPRRDTCEVEIRYGNGHYPDLLVEKMLTPDYVLVCSPRLLEGEGALRTPQDLHRYTLIHDESIPAVDQRPSWRLWLKLAGVSGIDSERGPRFSNSIMVLEAVIEGQGVALALRQQVEADVLAERLAIPFGISMRSAYSYYLVMAKAVAEQPVVQSFRQWLRAEIGPLYGD, from the coding sequence GTGGCCTACCGTCTGCCTCCCCTTTCCACCTTCCGGACCTTTGAAGCGGCAGCCCGCCAGCTCAGTTTCAAGTTGGCGGCGGCCGAGCTGCACGTCACCCCGGCGGCGGTAAGCCAGCAGATCAAGGCGCTCGAAAGCTATCTCGGCGTCTCGCTGTTTGTCCGCCGCTCGAACGGACTGCGCCTGACCGAAGACGGATCGGCGATGTACCCGAAAATCCGCGATGGCCTCGACTCCTTCGCGGCGGCCGTCGAATCGACCCAGCATCGGCGCCCCCCGGCGCTCAACGTCACCGCCCCGCCGGCCTTTGCGACGCGCTGGCTGGTACCGCGCCTGGCCCGCTATTCCGCCGCCAACCCGGCGGTAGCGATCCGCATTTCGAGCAACCCGGACAACATCGATGGCCAGTCAAGCCAGCCCGTGCCGCACAAGGAACTGATCGACCCGCGCCGCGACACATGCGAGGTCGAGATCCGCTACGGCAACGGTCATTACCCCGATCTGCTGGTGGAAAAGATGCTGACCCCGGACTACGTACTGGTCTGCAGCCCGCGCCTGCTCGAGGGCGAAGGGGCGCTGCGCACGCCGCAGGATTTGCACCGGTATACCCTGATCCACGACGAATCGATTCCCGCCGTCGACCAGCGGCCGAGCTGGCGGCTATGGCTGAAGCTGGCGGGCGTCAGCGGTATCGACAGCGAACGCGGGCCGCGCTTTTCCAACTCGATCATGGTTCTCGAAGCCGTTATCGAAGGCCAGGGCGTTGCCCTCGCCCTCCGCCAGCAGGTCGAGGCGGACGTCCTGGCCGAACGCCTGGCCATCCCGTTCGGCATCAGCATGCGCTCGGCCTATTCCTACTACCTCGTGATGGCCAAAGCGGTGGCCGAACAGCCGGTGGTGCAGAGCTTTCGACAATGGTTGCGGGCCGAGATCGGTCCGCTCTACGGCGACTGA
- the mutL gene encoding DNA mismatch repair endonuclease MutL, translating to MPTIARLPDLLISQIAAGEVVERPASVLKELLENSLDAGSKAIQVHLEEGGVKLIRITDDGCGIAKDELALALTRHATSKIVSLDDLERVGTLGFRGEALASVASVARLAISSRERGASHAWKLKAESGAEPEPAALMAGTVVEMRDLYYNTPARRKFLKAEGTELAHCADAVKRLALTRPDVAFSLTHNGRNLFQLAPADSARRIADILGDDFLGAARRLEAAAGPLAIAGFAVDPTRATDTKDGQYVFVNGRYVRDKIISHALREAYRDVLHGSRQPAVCLFINIDPALVDVNVHPAKTEVRFRDSRAMHQFVFHAIQRTLATAVTAENREFSAPAGAFPEASADLRQAATAPSDSSYAANYPPPLRHQASLGVAEPAAAAYLAFAKATQHLGSPAYASANPAGAPQFSPAEPAEQNGPPLGYALAQLHGIYVLAQNARGLVLVDMHAAHERILYEKLKTAFDNRQIATQALLIPAVFSAEALDIAAVEEHAEALAELGFQIAPLGPNQLGVRAVPALLQSGDPAALARSLIGELREHGITQLATARRNELLATMACHGAVRARRQLTVPEMNALLRQMEETERAGQCNHGRPTWTELALDQLDKLFLRGQ from the coding sequence ATGCCGACGATTGCCCGCCTCCCCGACCTGCTGATCAGCCAGATTGCTGCCGGCGAAGTGGTCGAAAGACCCGCCTCCGTGCTCAAGGAACTGCTCGAAAACAGTCTCGATGCGGGCAGCAAGGCGATCCAGGTGCATCTCGAGGAAGGCGGCGTCAAGCTGATCCGCATCACTGACGACGGCTGCGGCATCGCGAAAGACGAACTGGCGCTGGCCCTGACCCGGCATGCCACCTCGAAGATCGTCTCGCTCGACGACCTGGAACGGGTCGGCACCCTCGGTTTTCGCGGCGAGGCGCTGGCTTCGGTCGCCTCGGTCGCCCGCCTGGCGATCAGCAGCCGCGAGCGCGGCGCCAGTCATGCCTGGAAGCTGAAAGCCGAAAGCGGTGCCGAGCCGGAACCGGCGGCGCTGATGGCCGGCACCGTCGTCGAGATGCGCGACCTTTATTACAACACCCCGGCCCGCCGCAAGTTCCTCAAAGCCGAGGGCACCGAACTCGCCCACTGCGCCGACGCCGTCAAGCGCCTGGCGCTGACCCGGCCGGATGTCGCCTTCAGCTTGACCCACAACGGCCGCAACCTGTTCCAGCTGGCGCCGGCCGACAGTGCCCGGCGCATCGCCGACATCCTCGGCGACGATTTCCTCGGCGCCGCCCGCCGCCTCGAAGCGGCCGCCGGTCCGCTGGCCATCGCCGGCTTCGCGGTCGACCCGACGCGCGCCACCGACACCAAGGACGGCCAGTACGTCTTCGTCAATGGCCGCTACGTGCGTGACAAGATCATCAGCCACGCCCTGCGCGAAGCCTACCGCGACGTGCTGCACGGCAGCCGCCAGCCGGCCGTCTGCCTGTTCATCAACATCGACCCGGCGCTGGTCGACGTCAATGTGCACCCGGCCAAGACCGAAGTCCGCTTCCGCGATTCGCGCGCCATGCACCAGTTCGTCTTCCACGCCATCCAGCGCACGCTGGCGACGGCGGTGACCGCGGAAAACCGCGAGTTTTCCGCCCCGGCCGGCGCTTTTCCCGAGGCATCGGCGGACCTCCGGCAAGCGGCGACCGCGCCGAGCGACTCCAGCTACGCCGCCAACTACCCGCCACCGCTGCGCCACCAGGCCAGCCTTGGCGTCGCCGAACCGGCCGCCGCCGCTTACCTCGCCTTCGCCAAGGCCACCCAGCATCTTGGCAGTCCGGCCTATGCCTCGGCCAATCCGGCCGGCGCCCCGCAGTTCAGCCCGGCCGAACCGGCAGAACAGAACGGCCCGCCGCTCGGCTATGCCCTGGCCCAACTGCACGGCATCTACGTGCTGGCCCAGAACGCGCGCGGCCTGGTGCTGGTCGACATGCACGCGGCGCACGAACGCATCCTTTACGAAAAGCTGAAGACCGCCTTCGACAACCGCCAGATCGCCACCCAGGCGCTGTTGATCCCGGCCGTCTTCTCGGCTGAGGCGCTCGATATCGCCGCCGTCGAGGAACACGCGGAAGCGCTGGCCGAGCTCGGTTTCCAGATTGCCCCGCTCGGCCCCAACCAGCTCGGCGTGCGCGCCGTGCCCGCCCTGCTCCAGTCCGGCGATCCGGCCGCCCTCGCCCGCTCGCTGATCGGCGAACTGCGCGAGCATGGCATCACCCAGCTGGCCACCGCCCGGCGCAACGAACTGCTCGCCACCATGGCCTGCCATGGCGCGGTGCGGGCCCGCCGGCAACTCACCGTGCCGGAAATGAATGCCCTGCTGCGGCAAATGGAAGAAACCGAGCGCGCCGGCCAGTGCAATCACGGTCGGCCGACATGGACCGAACTTGCGCTGGATCAACTCGACAAACTTTTCCTGCGCGGACAATAG